Proteins encoded by one window of Mycolicibacterium sp. ND9-15:
- a CDS encoding lipid-transfer protein, producing the protein MSGALSGKAAIVGIGATDFSKDSGRSELRLASEAVLDALDDAGLTPADVDGMVTFTMDSNTEVAIARATGIGELKFFSKIHHGGGAACATVQQAAIAVATGVADCVVAYRAFNERSGVRFGQVQMRLVENADSTGVDNSFSYPHGLSTPAAQVAMIARRYMHQSGATSRDFGMISVADRKHAAKNPKAYFYEKPITIEDHQNSRWIAEPLRLLDCCQETDGGVALVVTSAERAKDFKHRPAIIEAASQGSSPDQYSMTSYYRPELGLPEMGLVGRQLWEQSGLKPDDIQTAVLYDHFTPFTLIQLEELGFCERGDAKDFIKDGAIEIGGRLPINTHGGQLGEAYIHGMNGIAEGVRQLRGTSVNPVPDVEHVLVTAGTGVPTSGLILG; encoded by the coding sequence GCGCCACCGACTTCTCCAAGGACTCCGGTCGAAGCGAACTTCGTCTCGCGTCGGAGGCGGTGTTGGACGCACTCGACGACGCGGGGCTCACACCCGCCGATGTGGACGGCATGGTCACGTTCACGATGGACTCCAATACCGAGGTTGCGATCGCACGGGCGACGGGCATTGGCGAGCTGAAGTTCTTCTCCAAGATCCACCACGGCGGCGGGGCGGCCTGCGCCACCGTGCAGCAGGCCGCGATCGCGGTCGCGACCGGCGTCGCGGATTGTGTTGTGGCATATCGGGCGTTCAACGAGCGCTCGGGCGTGCGGTTCGGCCAGGTGCAGATGCGGTTGGTGGAGAACGCCGACTCCACGGGCGTCGACAATTCGTTCTCCTACCCGCACGGGCTGTCGACCCCCGCCGCCCAGGTCGCGATGATCGCCAGGCGGTACATGCACCAGTCCGGCGCCACCAGCAGGGACTTCGGCATGATCTCGGTCGCGGATCGTAAGCACGCGGCGAAGAATCCGAAGGCGTACTTCTACGAGAAGCCGATCACCATCGAGGATCACCAGAATTCGCGGTGGATCGCCGAACCGCTGCGTCTGCTCGACTGCTGTCAGGAGACCGACGGCGGAGTGGCGCTGGTGGTCACGTCGGCCGAGCGGGCCAAGGATTTCAAGCATCGCCCGGCGATCATCGAGGCGGCCTCGCAGGGTTCCAGCCCCGACCAGTACTCGATGACGAGCTATTACCGGCCCGAACTCGGGCTGCCCGAAATGGGTCTCGTCGGTAGGCAGTTGTGGGAGCAGTCGGGCCTGAAGCCAGACGACATCCAAACCGCGGTGCTCTACGACCATTTCACCCCGTTCACGCTGATTCAGTTGGAGGAGCTCGGCTTCTGCGAGCGGGGCGACGCCAAGGACTTCATCAAGGACGGGGCGATCGAGATCGGCGGACGCCTGCCGATCAACACCCATGGCGGCCAGTTGGGCGAGGCCTACATCCACGGCATGAACGGGATCGCCGAGGGCGTTCGGCAGCTCCGCGGGACGTCGGTCAACCCAGTGCCGGACGTCGAGCATGTGCTCGTCACCGCGGGCACCGGTGTGCCGACCTCTGGCCTGATCCTGGGCTGA